In Populus nigra chromosome 10, ddPopNigr1.1, whole genome shotgun sequence, the following proteins share a genomic window:
- the LOC133705474 gene encoding ubiquinone biosynthesis protein COQ4 homolog, mitochondrial-like yields the protein MIGGGKIRLNRWQQAAVAVGSAVGALLDPRRADLIAALGETTGKPAFERVVERMKKSPEGRAVLLERPRVISAQVGHAWDLPANTFGAAYARFMGSRNFSPDDRPPVRFMETEELAYVAMRAREVHDFWHTLFGLPTNLIGESALKVIEFEQMYLPMCLMSVVGGTVRFTEKQRKLFFQHYFPWAIRAGMQSTDLMCVYYEKHFQEDLEDVRRKWGINPAPAAPNQNVP from the exons ATGATAGGAGGAGGTAAAATCCGGCTGAATAGGTGGCAACAGGCGGCGGTTGCGGTTGGTTCCGCTGTGGGTGCGTTGTTAGATCCACGAAGGGCGGATTTGATAGCGGCGCTTGGAGAAACAACTGGAAAACCTGCTTTTGAAAGAGTTGTTGAGAGAATGAAAAAGAGCCCTGAAGGAAGA GCAGTTCTCTTGGAGAGACCTCGTGTCATATCTGCTCAAGTGGGGCATGCATGGGATTTGCCAGCTAATACATTTGGTGCTGCCTATGCAAGATTCATGGGATCCAGGAACTTTTCCCCAGATGACCGTCCACCAGTGCGATTCATGGAAACGGAAGAGCTGGCATATGTTGCAATGCGAGCCCGTGAGGTGCATGATTTCTGGCACACCCTTTTTGGCCTGCCCACTAACTTAATCGGCGAGTCAGCGCTCAAGGTGATTGAATTCGAGCAAATGTACCTTCCAATGTGCCTGATGTCTGTTGTGGGAGGCACAGTTAGATTTACGGAGAAGCAGAGGAAATTGTTCTTCCAGCATTACTTCCCATGGGCCATTCGAGCTGGTATGCAGAGCACAGATCTCATGTGTGTGTATTATGAGAAGCACTTTCAAGAGGATTTGGAGGATGTCCGCAGAAAATGGGGTATAAATCCCGCTCCTGCTGCCCCGAACCAAAATGTGCCTTGA
- the LOC133705475 gene encoding protein SPIRAL1-like 1: MGRGVSAGGGQSSLGYLFGSGEAPKPGTNNAQAAPSESLPANNPPPSKPAAAPQPADINKQVPAGINSTSTNNYLRADGQNTGNFITDRPSTKVHAAPGGGSSLGYLFGGGSN; encoded by the exons ATGGGTCGTGGAGTTAGCGCTGGTGGAGGGCAGAGTTCATTGGGCTATCTGTTTGGGAGTGGAGAGGCTCCAAAACCTGGCACAAACAATGCCCAAGCTGCTCCAAGCGAGAGCCTGCCTGCAAATAATCCGCCTCCTTCCAAACCCGCTGCAGCTCCTCAGCCAGCAGATATCAATAAGCAGGTTCCTGCTGGTATCAACAGTACTTCTACAAACAACTATTTGAGGGCAGATGGTCAGAACACTGGCAACTTCATCACG GATCGACCTTCAACCAAGGTCCATGCTGCTCCTGGTGGTGGATCTTCTTTGGGATACCTCTTTGGTGGTGGTAGCAACTGA
- the LOC133705290 gene encoding putative methylesterase 11, chloroplastic: protein MGNALGCISTEGVREKTSKHELNLPPLLASFKGRAGLLSSLSSSENKKKKAVSFDGQLDEQALAAALLFNHHQRNNGNSLPFPRSQSVVHPSSGSKKHGLTRSSSSRPRSHSDSLLKRPDQLVNQDLETNRVVLVHGGGFGAWCWYKTIALLEEAGFKADAVDLTGSGIHYSDTNGIRNLAEYVKPLSDIFYKLGEGEKVILVGHDLGGACISYVMELFPSKIAKAVFIAATMLSSGQSALDIFSQQVYPLFYTTTGKVSQTGFSDLIRQPQTFIYANGKDNPPTAIVIDKALLRDSWFNQSSTKDVALASVSMRPIPFAPVVEKLFLSSNNYGSIQRFYIKTRGDCALHVPLQESMIKSNPPTQVFELKGSDHAPFFSKPQALHKILVEISQVPSKDI from the exons ATGGGAAATGCATTAGGATGCATCTCAACGGAAGGGGTGAGAGAAAAAACCTCTAAACATGAGTTAAACCTTCCACCTTTGCTAGCCTCTTTCAAAGGAAGAGCTGGCCTCCTGTCTTCACTCTCTTCTtcagagaataaaaagaagaaggcaGTGAGCTTTGATGGCCAGCTTGATGAGCAAGCTCTTGCTGCAGCTTTGCTCTTTAACCATCATCAAAGAAATAATGGTAATTCTCTTCCATTTCCTAGATCCCAATCTGTAGTACATCCTTCTTCAGGTTCAAAGAAGCATGGTCTTACAAGGAGTTCAAGTTCCAGGCCACGGTCTCATTCCGACTCTCTGTTAAAAAGGCCTGACCAGCTAGTTAACCAG GATCTTGAAACGAACCGTGTTGTTCTCGTTCATGGAGGTGGTTTTGGTGCATGGTGTTGGTATAAAACTATTGCCCTTCTAGAGGAAGCTGGCTTTAAAGCTGATGCAGTGGACTTAACAGGCTCTGGCATCCATTATTCTGATACAAACGGCATTAGAAATCTTGCCGAATATGTAAAGCCACTTTCTGATATTTTTTACAAGCTCGGTGAAGGAGAGAAG GTGATTTTGGTGGGTCATGATCTTGGGGGTGCTTGTATTTCATATGTGATGGAGCTGTTTCCATCTAAAATTGCTAAAGCTGTTTTCATTGCTGCAACAATGCTGTCTAGTGGGCAGAGTGCCCTTGATATATTTTCTCAACAGGTTTACCCTCTATTTTATACAACAACTGGAAAAG TATCTCAGACAGGTTTCAGTGACCTGATAAGACAACCTCAGACATTTATATATGCCAATGGAAAGGATAACCCTCCGACTGCTATTGTCATTGACAAAGCATTGTTAAGAGACTCGTGGTTCAACCAGAGTTCCACCAAG GATGTAGCATTAGCATCAGTATCGATGAGGCCAATCCCATTTGCACCGGTTGTAGAGAAGCTCTTTCTTTCAAGCAACAACTACGGCTCCATTCAAAGGTTTTACATTAAAACTCGAGGAGATTGTGCCCTGCATGTTCCTCTACAGGAGTCTATGATAAAATCAAATCCACCAACACAAGTTTTCGAGCTTAAGGGCTCTGATCATGCACCATTTTTTTCGAAGCCCCAGGCGCTGCATAAGATACTAGTCGAGATATCACAAGTTCCATCAAAGGATATCTAA